Proteins from a single region of Desulfolutivibrio sulfoxidireducens:
- a CDS encoding response regulator has product MKILNIIDILLYRTFLSKFFLPMGLEYQFVGPDRALIAEKMSAFSPGVVLLQDSYHDRSRATVAGYVRGLAARQGLSPTVLVLRTSPDENAGASPGGESVYVNRENLGEVIERLQEERAQADKAPQAAASGNGRAGQILFVDPGRTLFHVVRASLAPNGYQLRHALDAGEALDLCAAKDFELILTSVQLPGMDGLELCRRIKESNAGKYLPVIILSSSDDPLDVDTAFNSGADDYLLKSFTPRMLAEKIADHLDAVHRKRQNKILVVDDSKLIREMLRHSFIKSGLNVLVAENGRQALEIARAEHPDVVVTDVDMPELNGYGLCEALREVPELQNTFVVMMSARDRTCDIKRGERLGISRYFVKPFDVEKMLLVVEQLLAESYRHYKKEYEHVLWSMKSLVTALEARDEYTKGHTARVSAMALRLGRFMGLADVALRDLEIAANLHDIGKIGVRDAVLLKPGSLTDEEYAKIQEHAVIGAEILRPIASLRNVVPLIMYHHERWDGEGYPTCLKGEDIPLGARIIAVADAYDAMTSDRPYRGGMAPRQALDIIAEEMGKQFCPVCARAFLQMKRNETRGGIGRKAVAKAS; this is encoded by the coding sequence ATGAAGATCTTGAATATCATCGACATCCTTCTGTATCGGACCTTTCTCTCCAAATTTTTCCTGCCCATGGGCCTGGAATACCAGTTCGTCGGGCCGGATCGCGCCCTTATCGCCGAGAAAATGTCCGCGTTCTCCCCGGGCGTGGTGCTGCTTCAGGACAGCTACCATGACCGTTCCCGGGCCACGGTGGCCGGATACGTGCGCGGCCTGGCCGCCCGCCAGGGATTGTCCCCGACCGTCCTGGTGCTGCGCACCTCCCCTGACGAAAACGCCGGCGCAAGCCCCGGGGGCGAGTCGGTCTACGTAAACCGGGAAAACCTGGGGGAGGTCATCGAGCGCCTCCAGGAGGAGCGCGCCCAGGCCGACAAGGCCCCACAGGCCGCCGCATCCGGAAATGGACGGGCCGGCCAGATCCTGTTCGTCGATCCAGGCCGGACCCTTTTTCACGTCGTACGGGCCTCCCTGGCCCCAAACGGCTACCAGTTGCGCCATGCCCTGGACGCCGGGGAGGCCCTGGACCTGTGCGCCGCAAAGGATTTCGAACTCATCCTGACCAGCGTCCAGCTTCCCGGCATGGACGGCCTGGAACTGTGCCGCCGCATCAAGGAGTCCAACGCCGGCAAATACCTGCCGGTCATCATCCTCTCCAGCAGCGACGATCCCCTGGATGTGGACACGGCCTTCAACAGCGGCGCCGACGATTATCTCCTCAAATCGTTCACCCCCCGCATGCTTGCCGAGAAGATCGCCGACCACCTGGACGCCGTGCACCGCAAGCGCCAGAACAAGATCCTCGTGGTCGACGACAGCAAGCTCATCCGGGAGATGCTGCGGCACAGCTTCATCAAAAGCGGCCTCAACGTGCTCGTGGCCGAAAACGGCCGCCAGGCCCTGGAAATCGCCCGGGCCGAACATCCGGACGTGGTGGTCACCGACGTGGACATGCCGGAATTAAACGGCTACGGCCTGTGCGAGGCCCTGCGCGAGGTTCCGGAACTGCAAAACACCTTCGTGGTCATGATGAGCGCCCGGGACCGCACCTGCGACATCAAGCGCGGCGAGCGCCTGGGCATCAGCCGCTATTTCGTCAAGCCCTTCGACGTGGAGAAGATGCTTTTGGTTGTGGAGCAGCTTTTGGCCGAAAGCTACCGCCACTACAAAAAAGAATACGAACACGTCCTGTGGAGCATGAAATCCCTGGTCACCGCCCTTGAGGCCCGCGACGAATACACCAAGGGCCACACCGCCCGGGTCTCGGCCATGGCCCTGCGGCTGGGCCGGTTTATGGGCCTGGCCGACGTGGCGCTTCGCGACCTGGAGATTGCGGCCAATCTGCACGACATCGGGAAAATCGGGGTGCGCGATGCCGTGCTTTTAAAGCCCGGCTCCCTCACCGACGAGGAATACGCCAAGATCCAGGAGCACGCGGTCATTGGCGCCGAGATTCTTCGGCCCATCGCCTCCTTGCGAAACGTGGTGCCCCTTATCATGTACCACCACGAGCGCTGGGACGGGGAGGGCTATCCCACCTGCCTCAAAGGCGAGGACATCCCCCTGGGTGCACGGATCATCGCCGTGGCCGACGCCTACGACGCCATGACCTCGGACAGGCCCTACCGGGGGGGAATGGCCCCCCGACAGGCCCTGGACATCATCGCCGAGGAAATGGGAAAACAGTTCTGCCCCGTGTGCGCCAGGGCCTTCCTGCAAATGAAGCGCAACGAGACCCGGGGCGGAATCGGCCGCAAGGCGGTCGCGAAAGCGAGCTGA
- a CDS encoding SLC13 family permease, translating to MTEFVLAVFVVVYVGMILGGLPGLALDRAGVALLGAIALLAGGAMTVREAWGAVDVPTMALLFALMVISAQFRLGGFYAFVTRKLAKADGSPPRLLFLVILAAAVLSAVLANDIVCLAMTPILVETCRGRDLDPLPYLLGLACAANIGSAATLIGNPQNMLIGQVSGIPFGWYFLQAAPPVVAGLVAAWGIIAILWRGRWRLEAPRIKVQAPDFSPWQSFKGCVALVFLVVAFLIGDWPREVTALFCAGVLLSSRRLTSGRFFSLVDWPLLILFMGLFVVNHAVASSGLLSDLHAFLDRSGLDLKNGFWLGAVTVVLSNVVSNVPAVMLLLPADSSQRSAVVLALASTFAGNFFLLGSIANLIVADQAGRLGVSVGWRTHFRVGFPVTVVTLILAGIWLYMRYPGLARSG from the coding sequence GTGACCGAATTCGTCCTGGCTGTTTTTGTCGTGGTCTATGTGGGCATGATCCTTGGCGGACTGCCCGGACTGGCCCTGGACCGGGCGGGCGTGGCCCTTCTCGGGGCCATAGCCCTTTTGGCCGGGGGGGCCATGACCGTGCGGGAGGCCTGGGGGGCCGTGGACGTGCCCACCATGGCCCTTCTCTTCGCGCTCATGGTCATCTCGGCCCAGTTCCGCCTGGGCGGCTTCTACGCCTTCGTCACCAGGAAACTGGCAAAGGCCGACGGCTCTCCGCCCCGGCTCCTTTTTCTGGTCATCCTGGCCGCCGCCGTGCTTTCGGCCGTGCTCGCCAACGACATCGTCTGCCTGGCCATGACCCCGATCCTGGTGGAGACCTGTCGGGGCCGGGACCTTGATCCCCTGCCCTATCTTCTGGGGCTGGCCTGCGCCGCGAACATCGGTTCGGCGGCCACGCTCATCGGCAACCCCCAGAACATGCTCATCGGCCAGGTCTCGGGCATCCCCTTTGGATGGTATTTTCTTCAGGCCGCCCCCCCGGTGGTGGCCGGGCTCGTGGCCGCCTGGGGCATCATCGCCATTTTATGGCGTGGCCGTTGGCGCCTGGAGGCCCCGCGCATCAAGGTCCAGGCCCCGGACTTCAGCCCCTGGCAGTCGTTTAAGGGCTGCGTGGCCCTGGTCTTCCTGGTCGTCGCCTTCCTGATCGGGGATTGGCCCCGGGAGGTCACGGCCCTTTTTTGCGCCGGGGTGCTTTTGTCAAGCCGCCGCCTGACCTCGGGGCGGTTTTTCTCCCTGGTGGACTGGCCGCTTCTTATCCTGTTCATGGGCCTTTTCGTGGTCAACCACGCCGTGGCCTCCTCAGGGCTTTTGTCCGATCTGCACGCCTTCCTCGACCGGAGCGGGCTGGACCTGAAAAACGGGTTCTGGCTCGGGGCCGTCACTGTGGTCCTGTCCAACGTCGTTTCCAACGTCCCGGCGGTCATGCTTCTTCTGCCCGCCGATTCCTCGCAAAGGTCCGCCGTGGTCCTGGCCTTGGCCAGCACGTTTGCCGGGAATTTCTTTTTGCTCGGATCCATCGCCAACCTCATCGTGGCCGACCAGGCCGGACGCCTGGGCGTATCCGTGGGGTGGAGGACCCATTTTCGGGTGGGATTTCCGGTGACCGTCGTGACCCTTATATTGGCTGGAATATGGCTCTACATGCGGTACCCCGGGCTTGCGAGGTCCGGATGA
- a CDS encoding metallophosphoesterase family protein: MDKPGRRFFAVGDIHGDVANLARIPGISRADGVIVTGDLTIRGDQSEGKRVIEAVRAVNPAVYAQIGNMDRQEIDDWLTAEEINIHRRVVELAPGLGLMGIGWSTPTPFGTPSEISEAGLSRWIDETHALAGSYSDLVVVVHTPPYGTATDRLPSGGHVGSPAVRAFLERVQPLLCVTGHIHESRAVDLVGTTTVINPGPLAAGGYVRIDVGRDLPHGVEAALAVI; this comes from the coding sequence ATGGACAAACCGGGACGCCGCTTCTTCGCCGTCGGCGACATCCACGGGGATGTGGCCAATCTGGCCCGTATCCCGGGGATCTCCCGGGCCGACGGGGTCATCGTCACCGGCGATCTGACCATACGCGGCGATCAGTCCGAGGGAAAGCGGGTCATCGAGGCTGTGCGCGCCGTCAACCCCGCCGTCTACGCCCAGATCGGCAACATGGACCGCCAGGAGATCGACGACTGGCTTACCGCCGAGGAAATAAACATCCACCGCCGCGTCGTGGAACTCGCTCCCGGCCTGGGCCTCATGGGCATCGGCTGGTCCACCCCCACCCCCTTCGGCACGCCAAGCGAAATCTCCGAGGCGGGCCTGTCCCGGTGGATCGACGAGACCCACGCCCTGGCCGGAAGCTATTCCGATCTGGTGGTCGTGGTGCATACCCCCCCTTACGGGACGGCCACCGACCGTCTGCCCTCGGGAGGCCATGTGGGAAGCCCGGCCGTGCGGGCCTTTTTGGAGCGGGTGCAGCCACTTTTATGCGTCACCGGGCACATCCACGAGTCCCGGGCCGTGGACCTAGTCGGCACAACCACGGTCATCAATCCGGGTCCCCTGGCCGCCGGGGGGTATGTGCGCATCGACGTCGGCCGCGATCTGCCCCACGGCGTGGAGGCGGCCTTGGCGGTGATCTGA
- a CDS encoding fused MFS/spermidine synthase, whose translation MLELVVFLCGAAVMILEIAGARVLAPFLGTSTVVWTGLIGIVLASLSLGYWLGGKMADKRPSPRILGGVILLASLFTLGTALSKTLLLDFLITYSSGPHLAVIVANLVLFAPPSVFLGMVAPYAMRLKLASVGQAGRTSGNLYALSTAGSIVGTFAAGFVLIAFLGSTAILCLVAGLLAVTAVFASRADMAGKAATVLLIALCGAGFTAYDHTLAEEGFHDVDTRYSRILVFESRDPDTGEPTRVMLTHPKHIQSAIYLDRPLDLVLASTRFFTLADHFVPGAKRTLLLGGGAYSYPRRLLATNPEATIDVVELDPGVTELARAYFGLAENPRLRIFHEDARSFLNRNAGRYDVILGDIFNAHYAVPFHVVTRQAVQRIFDALNDDGVVIVNIIAAVSGKKGRFLRAVRATYADVFPTVALFPLGSPNDPEGMQNVMLVAKKNGPLPDALPKDPELALFVARRLATPLADDVPVLTDEFAPVERYVTAWW comes from the coding sequence ATGCTCGAACTCGTGGTTTTTTTGTGCGGCGCGGCGGTGATGATCCTGGAGATCGCCGGGGCCCGGGTGCTGGCCCCCTTCCTGGGGACCTCGACCGTGGTCTGGACCGGGCTTATCGGCATCGTCCTGGCCAGCCTCAGCCTGGGGTACTGGCTGGGCGGCAAGATGGCGGACAAACGCCCTTCCCCCCGTATCCTTGGCGGCGTCATCCTCCTGGCCAGCCTCTTCACCCTGGGCACGGCCCTGTCCAAGACCCTGCTTCTGGACTTCCTGATCACCTATTCCTCGGGACCGCACCTGGCCGTGATCGTGGCCAATCTGGTTCTCTTCGCGCCGCCAAGCGTCTTTCTGGGCATGGTCGCGCCCTACGCCATGCGTCTGAAACTCGCCAGCGTGGGCCAGGCCGGGCGCACCTCGGGCAACCTCTACGCCCTGTCCACGGCGGGCAGCATCGTCGGGACCTTCGCGGCCGGGTTCGTGCTCATCGCCTTTCTCGGGTCCACGGCCATCCTGTGCCTCGTGGCCGGACTCCTGGCCGTGACCGCCGTTTTCGCCTCACGGGCCGACATGGCGGGCAAGGCGGCGACAGTGCTCCTTATCGCGCTGTGCGGCGCGGGGTTCACGGCCTACGACCACACCCTCGCCGAGGAGGGATTTCACGACGTGGACACCCGTTACAGCCGCATCCTGGTCTTCGAGAGCCGGGACCCGGACACGGGCGAACCCACCCGGGTCATGCTCACCCATCCCAAACACATCCAGTCGGCCATATATCTCGACCGGCCTTTGGATCTGGTCCTGGCGTCCACCCGTTTCTTCACCCTGGCCGACCATTTCGTTCCCGGGGCGAAACGCACGCTGCTTCTGGGCGGCGGGGCCTACAGCTATCCCCGGCGTCTTTTGGCCACGAATCCCGAGGCGACCATCGACGTCGTGGAGTTGGACCCCGGGGTGACCGAATTGGCCAGGGCCTACTTCGGGCTGGCCGAGAACCCCCGGCTGCGCATCTTCCACGAGGACGCCCGGAGTTTCCTCAACCGCAACGCCGGGCGCTATGACGTGATCCTGGGGGACATCTTCAACGCCCACTACGCCGTGCCCTTCCACGTGGTCACGCGCCAGGCCGTGCAGCGCATCTTCGACGCCCTAAACGACGACGGCGTGGTCATCGTGAACATCATCGCGGCGGTTTCCGGGAAAAAGGGGCGGTTTCTCCGGGCGGTGCGGGCCACCTATGCGGACGTCTTCCCCACGGTGGCGCTTTTTCCCCTGGGCAGTCCGAACGATCCGGAGGGCATGCAGAACGTGATGCTGGTGGCGAAAAAAAACGGGCCGCTGCCGGACGCCCTTCCGAAGGACCCGGAGTTGGCCCTGTTCGTCGCCCGCCGGCTGGCGACCCCGCTTGCGGACGACGTGCCGGTCCTCACGGACGAATTCGCCCCGGTCGAGCGTTACGTCACGGCGTGGTGGTAG
- a CDS encoding carbonic anhydrase — MDRKIMGIVAVIGVILSAVLALATVDGAGVSPDEALARLKEGNAHFLAEAPTHRNRDMARREVTARQGQFPLAMILSCSDSRVPVEILFDQGVGDIFSVRTAGNVSGVMQLGSLEYGAEHLGARLLVVLGHSKCGAVTAVAKNAKEPGNIPAAVAPIVPVVKAVRDAHPGASDDDVAGMAAIQNVFQVIADIYAGSPVLRGMARSGRIKVVGAFYHIESGKVDWLGPHPEEARLVADGAS, encoded by the coding sequence ATGGATAGAAAGATCATGGGTATTGTGGCTGTGATTGGGGTGATTCTCAGCGCCGTTTTGGCCCTGGCTACCGTGGACGGGGCCGGGGTTTCGCCGGATGAGGCCCTGGCCAGGCTCAAGGAAGGCAACGCCCATTTCCTGGCCGAGGCCCCGACCCATCGCAACCGGGACATGGCCCGGCGGGAGGTCACGGCCCGGCAGGGACAGTTTCCCTTGGCCATGATCCTGTCCTGCTCCGACTCCCGCGTCCCGGTGGAGATTCTCTTCGACCAGGGCGTGGGCGACATCTTTTCCGTGCGCACGGCGGGAAACGTCTCCGGGGTCATGCAGCTCGGCTCCCTGGAATACGGGGCCGAACACCTGGGCGCGCGCCTTCTGGTGGTCCTTGGCCATTCCAAGTGCGGCGCGGTGACGGCCGTGGCCAAAAACGCCAAGGAACCTGGCAACATCCCGGCCGCCGTGGCCCCCATCGTTCCGGTGGTGAAGGCCGTCAGGGACGCCCATCCGGGCGCGTCGGACGACGATGTGGCCGGCATGGCAGCGATTCAAAATGTCTTCCAGGTCATTGCGGACATCTATGCCGGCAGCCCCGTGTTGCGGGGCATGGCCCGCTCGGGCCGCATCAAGGTGGTCGGGGCGTTTTACCACATCGAGTCGGGCAAGGTGGACTGGCTCGGGCCGCATCCCGAGGAGGCCCGGCTTGTGGCCGATGGGGCGTCCTGA
- a CDS encoding 5-formyltetrahydrofolate cyclo-ligase produces MNPAALKKSELRARLLDERGRLDHDRVARESLAMAKRLEAADFFATARIVMLYLPIKNEADTRELFPELFRRGATVLLPRCRDGESGELDVFCVTGLTQVRPGRFGILEPDPGVCLPAGDLSPDVVVTPGVAFDRRGYRLGFGGGYYDRLFSRPRMRRTIRVGLAYDFQILEKLPMEPWDRPMHALCTPKELIWTRP; encoded by the coding sequence ATGAACCCGGCCGCACTCAAAAAATCCGAACTGCGCGCCCGCCTCCTGGACGAAAGAGGCCGGCTGGACCACGACCGCGTGGCGCGCGAGTCCCTGGCCATGGCCAAACGACTTGAGGCGGCGGATTTCTTCGCCACGGCCAGGATCGTGATGCTGTACCTGCCGATCAAAAACGAGGCGGACACCCGGGAACTTTTTCCGGAGCTCTTCCGGCGGGGAGCCACGGTCCTTTTGCCGCGCTGCCGGGACGGCGAATCCGGGGAACTGGACGTATTTTGCGTCACCGGCCTGACCCAGGTCCGTCCCGGCCGGTTCGGCATCCTGGAACCGGACCCAGGGGTGTGCCTCCCGGCCGGGGACCTGTCTCCGGATGTGGTCGTGACGCCCGGGGTGGCCTTTGACCGGCGCGGCTACCGGCTGGGATTCGGGGGCGGCTACTACGACCGGCTGTTTTCCCGTCCGCGGATGCGGCGGACCATCCGGGTGGGGCTGGCCTACGATTTCCAGATCCTCGAAAAGCTGCCCATGGAGCCGTGGGACAGGCCCATGCACGCGCTGTGCACGCCAAAGGAGTTGATATGGACCAGGCCATAG
- a CDS encoding exodeoxyribonuclease III, with the protein MILYSWNVNGLRAVVQKGFWEWLSGCGADVVGLQETKIQPGHEADFGHTPKYRTVWSSSTVKKGYSGVGCLYRPEPLSIAMELPDVRFQGEGRLVHLEYPGFHFFNVYFPNGGMGPERLDYKLGYYDAFLLHAENLRRDKPIVVCGDFNTAHTALDLKNAKSNEKTSGFLPIERAWLDRFTAAGYLDTFRMFVPEGGHYSWWDYRFKARDRNVGWRIDYFFVSEELRPKVKRAWIASEVMGSDHCPVGLELDVQA; encoded by the coding sequence ATGATTCTCTATTCCTGGAACGTCAACGGCCTGCGGGCCGTGGTCCAGAAAGGCTTTTGGGAGTGGCTCTCCGGGTGCGGCGCCGACGTCGTGGGGCTCCAGGAGACCAAGATCCAGCCCGGACACGAGGCCGATTTCGGCCATACCCCCAAGTATCGCACCGTGTGGTCCAGTTCCACGGTAAAAAAAGGCTATTCCGGCGTGGGCTGCCTCTACAGGCCCGAACCCCTGTCCATCGCCATGGAACTTCCCGACGTCCGCTTTCAGGGCGAGGGCCGCCTCGTGCACCTGGAATACCCGGGCTTCCACTTTTTCAACGTCTATTTCCCCAACGGCGGCATGGGACCCGAACGCCTGGACTACAAGCTCGGCTATTACGACGCCTTCCTGCTGCACGCCGAAAACCTGCGTCGGGACAAGCCCATCGTGGTCTGCGGCGACTTCAACACCGCCCATACCGCCCTGGACCTCAAAAACGCCAAATCCAACGAGAAGACCAGCGGATTTCTGCCCATCGAAAGGGCCTGGCTCGACCGCTTCACCGCCGCCGGATACCTGGACACCTTCCGCATGTTCGTCCCCGAGGGCGGCCACTATTCCTGGTGGGACTACCGCTTCAAGGCCAGGGACCGAAACGTCGGCTGGCGCATCGACTACTTCTTCGTTTCCGAGGAATTGCGGCCGAAGGTCAAACGGGCCTGGATCGCCAGCGAGGTCATGGGCTCCGATCACTGTCCGGTGGGCCTGGAACTGGACGTCCAGGCGTAA
- a CDS encoding type II toxin-antitoxin system VapC family toxin yields the protein MLGFDTGFFMQLLQGDALPVETQRNAMQNKVSSICSCLTLFELERLSLKGVIEDHSVLCEGIHAVCKVVWLDTAILSMGARLCRGLGIPAMDGLILAGFLLSGVGTIYTTDRHFTRYEAPGVRIVNLKEPNPTTTP from the coding sequence ATGCTCGGATTTGATACAGGTTTTTTCATGCAATTATTACAGGGTGATGCCCTGCCTGTGGAGACACAGCGCAATGCAATGCAAAACAAAGTATCGTCCATTTGTTCCTGCCTGACACTTTTTGAACTCGAACGGCTTAGCCTCAAAGGTGTCATTGAAGACCATTCCGTGCTCTGTGAAGGCATACATGCAGTCTGTAAGGTGGTCTGGCTCGACACGGCGATACTTTCCATGGGGGCCAGACTGTGTCGTGGTCTGGGAATTCCAGCAATGGATGGCCTTATTCTGGCGGGGTTTCTGCTGTCCGGGGTGGGAACCATCTACACGACGGATCGTCATTTCACCCGGTACGAGGCCCCGGGCGTGCGTATTGTAAATCTCAAGGAACCAAACCCTACCACCACGCCGTGA